The window CTATGAAAATCGTGCAAGAAGAAAATTTACAGCCGCTTGAACATCAGCTGACGTCCCGATATCACATCGAGCCTATGGCCTGCCTGTTTTTTGCCTTGGGCATGCTGATGTGCGCTTATATCCTGCATACCTTTATTCTTTAATTTTTGACCCGCATAAAAAAGCCCATCTATGCGATGGGCCTTTTTTATGCATCACGCATTAGCCATTGCGTTTTGCAAAGTCATCCATAAAGCTGACCAAAGCCTGAACGCCTTCTAAAGGCACAGCATTATAGATGCTGGCGCGCATGCCGCCGACAGAACGGTGGCCTGCCAGGTTCAGCAGATGATTTTCTTCCGCTTCTTTCAGGAACTGCTTGTCCAGATCTGCATTGACCAAAGTAAACGGCACATTCATGATCGAACGGTTTTCTTTGGCAATCGGGTTATTGTAGAAATCGCTTGAATCGATATAGCCGTAAAGCAATTCCGCTTTCGCCAAATTTGCCTTATAAATTGCGTCTACACCGCCCTGCTCCAGCAGCCATTCAAACACCAGGCCAGACAAGTACCATGCATATGTAGCCGGCGTATTCACCATAGAGTCATTCTTGGCTTGCGCTGAATATTTCAACAGGCTTGGAATTTCAGCTTTTGCCTGATCCAGCAAATCGTCACGGATAATCACCAAAGTCAGGCCAGCCGGGCCAATGTTCTTTTGCGCGCCCGCATAAATCAGGCCGAATTTAGAAACATCTAATGGCGCAGACAAAATGCTTGAAGATAAGTCAGCAACTAATGGCTTGTCTGTTTCCGGAATGCTGGCAAATTGAATGCCGCCAATGGTTTCATTCTCTGCATAATGCACATAAGCCGCGTCATCAGACAAATTCCATGTGCTTTGATCTGTAATGGCAAGCTTGCCGTCAATGCTGGCGCCCGCTTCAATGACGTTAATATCGCCGTAGCGCTGCGCTTCTTTGGTGGCTTTTTCAGACCAGATGCCGGTCTGGATATAATCCGCTTTGCTGTTTTTGCCCAGCAGGTTCAAGGGAATTGCGGAGAACTGCAGCGATGCGCCGCCTTGCAGGAACAGCACTTTATAATTCTCAGGAATATTCATGAGCTTGCGCAAATCCGCTTCAGCCTTTTCTGCAACAGCAACATAATCTTTGCTGCGGTGGCTCATTTCCATGATGGAAAGACCTTTGCCATGCCAGTCCAGCATTTCAGCTTGGGCTTTTTCAAGAACGGCAGTAGGTAATGCAGCAGGACCAGCACAGAAGTTGTACGCGCGCATGATTTTTCCTTTCAGAGTGAAACACAATAAAATGATGGCATTTAACCATAGATAGCCCAGTCTTGCAGTAATTTATCCTGAAAATATTTCAATACTGCCGGACATTTAAAGCTGAATTTTCAATAAAGATCTGATCTTTTCACCGGCTTGATTATTTCAATAAACGGCTCGCCGGCCAGCGCATAGCTGACGATCCGCAGGATTAAGGCTGGAATCACGACAACGGCATGTATCAGCATGGCTAAGCTTAAATAAACGGCAAATTCCAGCCAGCGCAGCGGCGCCAAAAACACCGTGTTTTTATGTTCCAGTTTCAGCCGCTTCAGTTCTGACAGGCGCGCAGCGCCGTTCGCATCAATCCACTGGCGGGACTGGGCATCATAGGTATTGCTGCTGACCAAGCCGCGCCGGTAGGCCTGCAGCATGCGTTTCGGCTTCAGGAAAAAGCCGGTAGAAAGCGCAATCAAGTTCATCACGCCTAAAACCGGATGGCGGAACATTGACCCCGTGCCCAGTTCCCATGCGCTGACCTCGCCTTCACCGATGCGCCCCACGGTATAGCCGGTTAAAATATGATGCATATCGTGATATTTCAAATATTTATGCCGAACACCGATATTCGGCATAGGCACAATCAGGCAGCCGGTATAGACGCCAACCGTGAGCGGTTCGCGGTCGCCGACAATCGGCCCAAAGCCATTTTTCTGATAAAAAAGTTCCACCGCTTCATTCAGCGTGCAGGAATCTGCAAAATTATTTGGCGCTTTAACTTGTAAATTCATCTTATATTTATTAAACATGAAAGGCATCCTGACCCAATATAAGCGATAATTTCAGTTTTTTCAGCTTTGATTTATTATGAAAATATAGACACTTGTATAAAAAACATATTGCCCGGCCCTTGCCTTATAATTGAAATGACAATGCGGAGAGTCTATTGGATGTTACAGCGTTCCTCAGTTTTTTTTAAGCCTCAATCCCAAAGCGCCATGCAGAAGAGCGCTGAGGCTGCGCGGCGCGGCGCCCTGTTCACCGCCTCCATGCTGTTCAGCTCAATCTGCCTTGCGCAAAGCATCAGCTATCAGCAGGCGGAGCAGAATGCGCTGCGGGATTCCTACACTACGCAGGCCCATCAGGCGCTGCAGCAGGCGTCGCAGCTGGAAGCGGAGGCGCTGAAAGGCTTAGGGCTGCCGCGGGTTGATTTCAACGTGCGCGCTTATGCCTTTCATAATGAACTGGATGTGCCTTTAGGCGCGCTGAAAAATAATTTAGAACAGACGCTGTCCAATGGCGTCAGCAGTAAAATTGATGAATGGCAAGGCACTTTAGGCAGCGCAGCTGACCCCTTGAAAGACAGCTTAAACCAAACCATTCATGACGGCGTCGGCCTGATTCCAGATTCATCACAGGTGGTTTTGGAAGATCAGGTCATTCGGCCGACCGTTTCCATCACCATGCCTTTATATACCGGCGGACTGACGTCCATCGCTAAAGAGGCCGCCAACTTAAAGGCCCAGCGCAGCCAGCTGAACAGCAGGCAGCAGCAGGATCTGCAGCGCTTTGAGCTCATTCAGGCCTATTTTAATGCGCAGCTGCAAAAGCAGCTGCTGGCCAGCAGCCAGTTTAATTTAGACGCCATGCAGGCCCATTACCGCAATGCTCTGAAACTGGAGCAGCAGGGCTTTATCAGCAAAGGCCAGCGTATGCAGTTTGAAGTGGCGCGCAACAATGCCGAGCGCGCGCATCAAAATGCGGACGCCGGCTATAAATCCAGCCTGTTTCAGCTGAACAACCTGCTGCAAAGCAGCCAAATTACCGATTTAACCACCCCGCTGTTTGTCAATTCCGCGCAAAATCTGGCCTTAAACAATCTGCTGAAAAGCTTTCCGGAGCATTCCGCGCTGATTCAGAAAATGCAGATGGATACCCGGCTGGCCAATGCCAATGTCAAAGCGCAGAATGCCGCCAAAAAACCCAGCCTGTTCGCCTTTGGCGAATACAGCCTGGATGACAAGCAGAACTGGATTGTCGGCGTCGGCGCGCGCTACAACTTGTTTTCCGGCATCGATAAAAGCAAAAATGTGCAGGCCGCAGAACTGCAGCGCTATGCCTCTGAACTGATGACCGAGCGCGCCAAA is drawn from Acinetobacter sp. WCHAc010034 and contains these coding sequences:
- the serC gene encoding 3-phosphoserine/phosphohydroxythreonine transaminase, with product MRAYNFCAGPAALPTAVLEKAQAEMLDWHGKGLSIMEMSHRSKDYVAVAEKAEADLRKLMNIPENYKVLFLQGGASLQFSAIPLNLLGKNSKADYIQTGIWSEKATKEAQRYGDINVIEAGASIDGKLAITDQSTWNLSDDAAYVHYAENETIGGIQFASIPETDKPLVADLSSSILSAPLDVSKFGLIYAGAQKNIGPAGLTLVIIRDDLLDQAKAEIPSLLKYSAQAKNDSMVNTPATYAWYLSGLVFEWLLEQGGVDAIYKANLAKAELLYGYIDSSDFYNNPIAKENRSIMNVPFTLVNADLDKQFLKEAEENHLLNLAGHRSVGGMRASIYNAVPLEGVQALVSFMDDFAKRNG
- a CDS encoding TolC family protein, whose product is MQKSAEAARRGALFTASMLFSSICLAQSISYQQAEQNALRDSYTTQAHQALQQASQLEAEALKGLGLPRVDFNVRAYAFHNELDVPLGALKNNLEQTLSNGVSSKIDEWQGTLGSAADPLKDSLNQTIHDGVGLIPDSSQVVLEDQVIRPTVSITMPLYTGGLTSIAKEAANLKAQRSQLNSRQQQDLQRFELIQAYFNAQLQKQLLASSQFNLDAMQAHYRNALKLEQQGFISKGQRMQFEVARNNAERAHQNADAGYKSSLFQLNNLLQSSQITDLTTPLFVNSAQNLALNNLLKSFPEHSALIQKMQMDTRLANANVKAQNAAKKPSLFAFGEYSLDDKQNWIVGVGARYNLFSGIDKSKNVQAAELQRYASELMTERAKQEIESVIYASYSEAAAAQQSDQLLQRNLKAAQENLRIQELSFKEDMGTAAQVIDAQNALSGLKSETALNAYKYVMSLAALLQSHGSIEQFQTYINQPNTRYVR